The Synergistota bacterium sequence GTTAACCAAACTATATAAAATAGCACCCAATTCTTTTAACTGCCCAAAAGACACCTTCTTATCAAGCTTAAGATCTAACCTTTTATAATAGTAAGGTCCAAAATCAATATAAAGTTCCTTAATAAGCTCTTTTATAGCCTTTTTCTTTTTAGACATCATTTCTAAAATTAACAATGCAGACATAGATCCATCTCTTTCCGGAAGATGCTCTACAAAACCAAATCCACCACTTTCCTCCCCACCTAAAAGCACACCGCCTTGAAGAATATGCTCACATATATGTTTAAATCCTACTGGTGTTATACTATATTCTATACCATATTTTTCAGCCAACTTCTCCGGTTCTCTTCCTAAAGAACAAGTCCATACTACTTTCCCTCTCTTACCTCTATTTTCTATAAGGTGCTTCATGAGGAGTGCAAAAACCTGATGAGGGTTAACAAAATTCCCTTCCTCATCTACCAACCCTATCCTATCTGCATCTCCATCCAGAACTATACCAACATCACCTCTCAACTGAAGAATAGCCCTAGAAAGACCATCAGTATTGGGAGGTATAGGTTCGGGATGCAATCCTCCAAAATAAGGGTTTGTCTCAGCATGGATTTCCTCCACCTCAATGTTTATAGAATCTAACACTCGCGATAGAACCCCCTCACCAGAACCATACATGACATCTACCACTACCTTAAAAGGAAGCCCACTTAAGCTAAAAAGAGAGACTCCTCTTTTTAACCCCTCTATATACTCGTTCTTAAGGTCAACTAAAAACACAGGAGCAGGTTTAGACACTTGTGTCAACCTTGCGTCAAGCATTTTCTCAATAAGAGAAGTTACTTCCGGTAATGCTGGACCACCATACTCTGGCTTCAGTTTTATGCCATTATACTTAGGAGGATTATGACTTGCTGTAATCATCACTCCTAATGAGGCATTCTTTAACAAAACTCCATAAGATACGGCAGGAGTTGGAACAGGTTCCTTTGACAAAAAAACTGGAATACCATACTTAGCAACTTCCTCGGAAAAAGCCATAGCAAATTCATCTGACAAAAATCTCCTATCGTATCCCACTACAATACCCTTATCAGCTCCTCTTAAAGGAACTCCCCATGAATACATTTTAAGTTTCGGTCTTTCTTCAGATAGAAGATAAGCAACTATTCCTCGAGCAACCCTTTTGACATTCTCAAAAGTAAAGTCTAAAGCTATTATACCCCTCCATCCATCAGTCCCGAACTTTATCTCTGTACTCATCTATAAGGCCACCCCTTTTAGAATCAATCTTTCTTCAATATAACAACTCTTTTCTTTCCATTGTAATCATTCCTAATAGATAAATAGGAAAACCCATTAAATAATAATATATCAAGATATTCTTCCTTACCTAACTCAAAAGCCAATATGCCATCTCTTTTTAACAGATCCTTAGCAAGCTCAAACATCCTCCTATAAAAAAGCGTTCCATCTTCTCCACCATTTAAAGCTTCTATAGGTTCATAAAGTAAGACCTCTGGTTCAAGGTTCCATATTTCTGAATACGGTATGTACGGTGGGTTAGAAACTATAGCGTCGAATTTAAACCAACCTCTAAGAGATTCTCCCCAATCACTGTTTAAAAATAAAACTCTATCCTCTACACCTAAAGATTTAGCATTTTCCTTTGCCAGATTAATAGCTATATCTGATATATCAACTCCAACACCTTTAAGCCTTTTATTAATAGCAAGCATTGACAGCAAAATATTTCCGCATCCTATTCCAAGATCCAATATTAACCCCTCATCTACCCACCTTAAAACTTCTTCCACCAGTATTTCTGTTTCAGGTCGGGGTATAAAAACGCCCTTTCTTATTTTAAATCTAAAATCTAGAAAAACAACTTCCCCAAGTATATACTGTATTGGTTCTCTACAACAACGGCGAGCAACCCATATACTATAGTCCTTTTCGTTAGGAAGATCTTCATCGAGATGTAATATTATATCAGCTAAGTTTTTTCTTAAAAAGAGAGTAAGTAAACATTCGCTTTCCTTTCTTGGAGAGTTTATTCCTGCTCTTCTTAAAGCATCTTCAGTCCAGTTCAAAGCTTCTCTTATCTTCATGCTACTACCAGCTTTGACAGTTTTTCCGTTCTATCCGCTACTATAAGAGCATCTATTATTTCATCAAGATCTCCGTCAAGAACCTCTTCCAAATTATAAACTGTTAAACCTATCCTGTGATCTGTTACCCTATTTTGCGGAAAATTATAAGTCCTTATCTTTTCACTTCTTTCACCACTACCAACTTGACTTTTCCTCAAAAACGCTATTTCCGTTTCCTTTTTCTCTCTTTCCATCTCATAAAGTTTTGCCCTTAGAATACTTAACGCTCTTTGTTTGTTTTTATACTGGGATCTTTCATCCTGACAGGATACCACAATTCCAGTTGGAATGTGTGTTATTCTAACTGCTGTATCAGTTTTATTAACATACTGCCCACCCCTACCACTTGCTCTAAAAGTCTCTATTTTGATATCTTCTTCTTTTATCTCCACTTCTACATCTTCCACCTCTGGAAGTACAGCCACAGTAGATGTCGAAGTATGAATCCTTCCGCTTGATTCCGTGACAGGAACTCTTTGAACCCTATGAACACCGCTCTCAAACTTCAACCTGCTATAGGCTCCTTTTCCAACTATTCTAAAAACTATTTCCTTATATCCACCTATACCTGTTTCATTCCTATCCAGAACTTCAACCTCCCATCCCTTTCTCTCAGCATAACGAGCATACATCCTAAAAAGATCAGCAGCAAATAAAGCTGCCTCTTCTCCTCCAGCTCCTGCTCTTATCTCCATTATTATATTCCTATCATCCATGGGATCCTTTGGAAGCAAGGCCGATTTTAACTCTTCCTCTAACTTTACAAGCTCTTCTTCTATCAATTTTATTTCCTCTCTGGCAACTTCCCTTAACTCTTCATCCTCCTCTGCCAAAAGCTTAGTTTCCTCCAACTCCTTGCTTAATTTCTTATACTCCCTAAACCTAGCAACAATACCCTCAAGCTCCGCGTGAGCCTTAGCTACCCTCTGAAACTCCTTAGGATCATGAACTATTTGGGGATCCGCCAACCTCTTAGATAAATTTTCATATTCCTCCTCAAGCTTCTTTAATTTCTCCCACATTGCCCAATGCCTCCTTTAAAGCCGCTATACCAACCTCCACTTGCTCTCTTGATGGCTCACGTGTAGTCAAATATTGAAGCCATAATCCAGGCCCAGCTAAAAATCTTACAATTCTTGATGAGAAGCTCAATTTAAGAACTTCATAAGAGACTCCTGCAACCAAGGGTATAAGAGACAATCTTACGATAAGTCTCCTTACTATTCCTTCCTGCTCAAAAAGAGCAAAGGAAAAAATGCTTATAACTAAAACAAGAAGTATAAAAGAAGTCCCACATCTATAATGAAAACGACTGAATCTTTGAACTACATCAGGGGTAAGATCAGACCGCAAAGTTTCATAAGCATTTATAGTTTTATGCTCAGCCCCATGATAAGAAAAAACACTTCTTATTTCCTTAGAGAAACTTATAACTATAAGATACCCCACAAAAATGATAACTCTTAGGATGCCCTCAAGTAAATTAAGGGAAAGCCTGTCCAGGCCCATTCTCAACTCAACTATACGAGATAAAAAGGTTGGTAAAACTATAAAAAGTCCTATAGCTAAACCTAAAGCTAAAATTATGCTACCAGCCATTTCCCATGAAGATACCTTCTCGTCATTATCTAAAACCTCATCTGCAGAATAACAAAGAGTTTTTATCCCCCAAACTAAAGCATCATACAAAGAAACTACTCCACGCACTATAGGAAATCCAAATATAGAACTTACCTCACTATAAGGTTTCACCTGCCAGCTCTTAACCTTAATCAAACCATCCCGCTTTCTAACAGCAATAGCAACCTTATCTTTGCTTCTTATTACTACTCCTTCTATAACAGCTTGCCCTCCAAGAAAGAAATCCTTAAATGCTTGGAGGATTACCACAAGGTTTTTCCTCAAGACACCTTCCCTCCGTGATACAAGGTGGCCCCGCTTTCTCAAATATGATGGGGGCCACCTTTCTAACCTCAAGAAAAGCAAGATAAGCAAGTTTTCTTATTTCCCACTGAGACTTAGAACACAATCTTAGCCTGAAAAAGTGATGAAGCTCTCTTGCATTCATAGTAAAAATAATTTCACTAGAAACCCCTTGAGGTATGAGAAACCTAGCATCTTCTTTAGGAATACCAAGTTCCACAAGCTTAGCATAAACAACTTTAGCAAACCTGATAACTTCTTCAAATAACTTTAAAGCTTCCTCATTAGCGCTTACTGATGGTGGAATTATTATCTCCATATCACCTGCATTTACCCATCTTAAACTTTGTTGAGAATAACTCGCTATTCTATGCCTTACAAGTTGATGTGTAGTTACACGAGAAACTCCCTCAACACCAAAAGTGAAAGAAGCATGCTCTAAAACGGAATGATGCCCAGATTTTATAACTTTCTTTATTAAAGCTTTTACCTTCTCTTCCTTTGCTTCCTTTTCAAGCTCTTCTATGCTAACTTTAGAATAACAAACTCTTGCCGCAAGATAAACAGTAAAATCAGGATTGGGCGTAAAATTAAGAAGCTTAACCCTCATTCCTAGATTCATACTTCTTAAGGAACTGCTCTACTTTACCAGTAGCCGCCACTACCTTTTGTTTACCGGTATAAAAGGGATGACAATTTGAACACACTTCAACCTTTATAAATTTTTTAGTAGAATGAGTTTTCCAAGTATTACCACACGCGCAAACTACTGTGCACTCTCCATATGAAGGATGAATTCCCTTTTTCATAAAACAACACCTCCTAATATTATTTACCCAATGGGCAATATACCTGAAGATCCTCCAAGATAGCAGATAAAGCCACCACCGTTGGACCATAACATATTACAGGTTTACCAAGATTTAGAATCCTAGATAGGCTTCTATCAAATAGATTTTTCCCTGAAAGAACAAAAACACTCACATCTTCTAATACACCATTTTCTTCAAGAGAGTCTAAAAACTTTACATCAAAACCCTTGCTTAAAGAAGTTAAAAATTTGCTATTAATTCTCCCTGTATAGATCTTTCCTTTACCCCACGTACTTTTTATCATCGAAATAAGCCTTTCTGCACATACTATTTGATCTTCGTATTCACAGTGAATTGTCACATCAACTTTTCCTTGGTATCTATAAAGAGCATTTAGGGCAGCCATAAATATAACTTTATCTTTTAAAGAAGTCGATTCCTTCCAAACAACATCTTTTAACCTGACATTAAAACTTCTAACTCTAATAGAACTAAAGGCCCGTCCTTTATATCCTTTAAAGCTAGCTTCCACAACATAACCTTCATTTAAAGAACCTTCACAACATTCTAAAGGAAAACTGTTAATAAAAACAGGTTCTTTTTCAAGCTCTTCATAATCCTTAATAGCTTTTAAAAAAGATTCCCTTAATATTCTATAGATTCCATCAGGGCTATTTAAAAACCTCCTTCCAATAACTATAGCTGCAAAGTCATCAACCGCTCTATCTGGCACCCTCAATCCCTTAGGAAGAAGTTTAATCAAACCTTTGGGAGGAAACTCAGAAAAATAAAGATTTCGTGCCTCCATTGTGGTATC is a genomic window containing:
- a CDS encoding DUF1385 domain-containing protein, producing the protein MRKNLVVILQAFKDFFLGGQAVIEGVVIRSKDKVAIAVRKRDGLIKVKSWQVKPYSEVSSIFGFPIVRGVVSLYDALVWGIKTLCYSADEVLDNDEKVSSWEMAGSIILALGLAIGLFIVLPTFLSRIVELRMGLDRLSLNLLEGILRVIIFVGYLIVISFSKEIRSVFSYHGAEHKTINAYETLRSDLTPDVVQRFSRFHYRCGTSFILLVLVISIFSFALFEQEGIVRRLIVRLSLIPLVAGVSYEVLKLSFSSRIVRFLAGPGLWLQYLTTREPSREQVEVGIAALKEALGNVGEIKEA
- the prmC gene encoding peptide chain release factor N(5)-glutamine methyltransferase is translated as MKIREALNWTEDALRRAGINSPRKESECLLTLFLRKNLADIILHLDEDLPNEKDYSIWVARRCCREPIQYILGEVVFLDFRFKIRKGVFIPRPETEILVEEVLRWVDEGLILDLGIGCGNILLSMLAINKRLKGVGVDISDIAINLAKENAKSLGVEDRVLFLNSDWGESLRGWFKFDAIVSNPPYIPYSEIWNLEPEVLLYEPIEALNGGEDGTLFYRRMFELAKDLLKRDGILAFELGKEEYLDILLFNGFSYLSIRNDYNGKKRVVILKKD
- the thyX gene encoding FAD-dependent thymidylate synthase, which codes for MRVKLLNFTPNPDFTVYLAARVCYSKVSIEELEKEAKEEKVKALIKKVIKSGHHSVLEHASFTFGVEGVSRVTTHQLVRHRIASYSQQSLRWVNAGDMEIIIPPSVSANEEALKLFEEVIRFAKVVYAKLVELGIPKEDARFLIPQGVSSEIIFTMNARELHHFFRLRLCSKSQWEIRKLAYLAFLEVRKVAPIIFEKAGPPCITEGRCLEEKPCGNPPSI
- a CDS encoding phosphoglucomutase/phosphomannomutase family protein — protein: MSTEIKFGTDGWRGIIALDFTFENVKRVARGIVAYLLSEERPKLKMYSWGVPLRGADKGIVVGYDRRFLSDEFAMAFSEEVAKYGIPVFLSKEPVPTPAVSYGVLLKNASLGVMITASHNPPKYNGIKLKPEYGGPALPEVTSLIEKMLDARLTQVSKPAPVFLVDLKNEYIEGLKRGVSLFSLSGLPFKVVVDVMYGSGEGVLSRVLDSINIEVEEIHAETNPYFGGLHPEPIPPNTDGLSRAILQLRGDVGIVLDGDADRIGLVDEEGNFVNPHQVFALLMKHLIENRGKRGKVVWTCSLGREPEKLAEKYGIEYSITPVGFKHICEHILQGGVLLGGEESGGFGFVEHLPERDGSMSALLILEMMSKKKKAIKELIKELYIDFGPYYYKRLDLKLDKKVSFGQLKELGAILYSLVNEYPVRVEDIDGLKLHFSDESWLLIRPSGTEPLLRLYCQAPSLERLDFLLEKAKEATLNV
- the rpmE gene encoding 50S ribosomal protein L31 translates to MKKGIHPSYGECTVVCACGNTWKTHSTKKFIKVEVCSNCHPFYTGKQKVVAATGKVEQFLKKYESRNEG
- the prfA gene encoding peptide chain release factor 1, which produces MWEKLKKLEEEYENLSKRLADPQIVHDPKEFQRVAKAHAELEGIVARFREYKKLSKELEETKLLAEEDEELREVAREEIKLIEEELVKLEEELKSALLPKDPMDDRNIIMEIRAGAGGEEAALFAADLFRMYARYAERKGWEVEVLDRNETGIGGYKEIVFRIVGKGAYSRLKFESGVHRVQRVPVTESSGRIHTSTSTVAVLPEVEDVEVEIKEEDIKIETFRASGRGGQYVNKTDTAVRITHIPTGIVVSCQDERSQYKNKQRALSILRAKLYEMEREKKETEIAFLRKSQVGSGERSEKIRTYNFPQNRVTDHRIGLTVYNLEEVLDGDLDEIIDALIVADRTEKLSKLVVA